Proteins from a genomic interval of Candidatus Fokinia cryptica:
- a CDS encoding NADH-quinone oxidoreductase subunit D gives MSDRETFINFGPQHPGAHGVLNLIIRLSGETVREIEPQIGFLHRGTEKLLEHKTYAQGLPYMDRLDYVSPLAQEHCFSIAIEKMLQISVPERAQYIRVLLLELQRIGNHLLSITSLALDTGATTPLLWAFEAREELMGIYEEISGSRMHCAYIRTGGVNSDLNSQIIDKISLFLLKLPKVLSDIESLLNDNRIFKQRLVNIGIISKSDALDFALTGAMLRASGIPWDLRKSQPYEVYSKLEFSIPVGVNGDCYDRYNVRVLEIKESIKIATQCIEKMPKGEYLVNDRKVTPPPKAELATSMEAVIHHFKLFSEGYTVPAGETYTAVETPKGEFGLYIVSDGSNKPYRIHIRAPGFAHLQILNKMSIGHMLSDVSSNLGTIDAVFGEIDR, from the coding sequence ATGAGCGATAGAGAGACTTTCATCAATTTCGGACCACAACATCCGGGAGCACATGGTGTACTGAATCTCATAATAAGACTAAGTGGCGAAACAGTAAGGGAAATAGAGCCACAAATAGGTTTTCTTCATCGCGGTACGGAAAAGCTACTAGAACATAAGACTTATGCACAAGGATTACCATATATGGATAGGTTGGATTACGTCTCTCCCCTAGCACAAGAACATTGCTTTTCAATTGCCATAGAAAAAATGCTTCAGATATCAGTACCAGAAAGGGCTCAATATATAAGAGTTTTACTACTGGAACTACAACGTATAGGTAACCATCTTCTTAGCATTACATCACTCGCGCTAGATACTGGAGCTACAACTCCACTATTATGGGCTTTTGAAGCAAGAGAAGAATTAATGGGAATCTACGAAGAAATTTCAGGAAGCAGAATGCACTGTGCATATATTAGAACAGGTGGCGTAAATAGTGATTTAAATAGCCAGATAATCGATAAAATATCACTATTTCTATTAAAGCTTCCTAAAGTACTTTCTGATATAGAATCACTTTTAAACGACAATAGAATCTTTAAACAAAGATTGGTAAATATAGGTATCATATCAAAAAGCGATGCACTAGACTTCGCTCTTACAGGTGCTATGTTACGAGCTTCAGGTATACCTTGGGATTTAAGAAAGTCACAGCCATATGAGGTATACAGCAAGCTTGAATTTAGTATACCAGTTGGAGTAAATGGTGACTGCTATGATAGATATAACGTAAGAGTATTAGAAATTAAAGAGTCCATAAAAATAGCTACTCAATGTATAGAAAAAATGCCAAAAGGAGAATACCTCGTAAACGATAGGAAAGTTACACCACCACCTAAAGCAGAGCTCGCTACATCAATGGAAGCTGTAATTCATCATTTCAAACTCTTCAGTGAAGGATATACGGTACCAGCAGGAGAAACTTATACGGCCGTAGAAACGCCAAAAGGAGAATTTGGATTATATATAGTATCAGATGGCTCGAACAAACCATATAGGATACACATTAGAGCTCCTGGATTTGCACATTTACAGATATTAAACAAAATGTCTATTGGTCATATGCTTTCAGATGTCTCGAGTAATCTTGGTACGATAGATGCTGTATTTGGAGAAATAGACAGATAA
- a CDS encoding 5'-3' exonuclease H3TH domain-containing protein yields the protein MSKHLIIIDCYAIFFKSLFANPLYQNANGTYVGGVTGFINTMFRLLDHSSTLLAMHKNSETYVCIALDYQTKGETFRHHIYQEYKANRKPLPQEFILQFPILEEVLECMKIPVIKYPKVEADDIIASVVKKFYNQDNSSQINISIVSQDKDLMQLIAVQDNRNTVMWDPYKRQVIDECEVITKLGIKPHQVPCFLALLGDSADNIRGVPGIGKKHATTLLSKFESVDEICQNTHMLSNSKIALQITDNIEQIALFKTLTTLVDNIEITIPYEEMKWNGWASRSHEMNELFSKYQMQSAVNNKKNYFN from the coding sequence ATGAGTAAGCATCTCATAATTATAGACTGCTATGCAATCTTCTTTAAGTCACTTTTTGCTAACCCATTATACCAAAATGCTAATGGCACATATGTAGGGGGAGTAACTGGCTTCATTAACACCATGTTCAGATTGCTAGATCATAGTAGCACACTCCTAGCAATGCATAAAAATAGCGAAACATATGTATGTATTGCTCTCGATTATCAAACAAAAGGTGAAACATTTAGACATCACATATATCAAGAATACAAAGCAAATAGAAAACCGTTACCTCAAGAATTCATTCTACAATTTCCAATATTAGAAGAGGTACTAGAATGTATGAAAATTCCTGTTATAAAATATCCAAAAGTAGAAGCAGATGATATTATCGCTTCTGTAGTAAAAAAGTTTTATAACCAAGATAATAGCAGTCAAATTAATATCTCAATCGTCTCTCAAGATAAAGATCTGATGCAACTTATCGCCGTACAAGATAATAGGAATACCGTTATGTGGGATCCTTATAAGAGACAAGTAATCGATGAATGTGAAGTAATTACAAAGCTAGGAATTAAACCTCATCAAGTACCATGCTTCTTAGCATTACTTGGAGATAGTGCAGATAACATTCGTGGAGTTCCTGGGATTGGAAAAAAACATGCAACTACATTACTTAGTAAATTCGAGTCAGTTGATGAAATATGTCAAAATACTCACATGCTTTCCAACAGTAAAATAGCTTTACAAATAACTGATAACATTGAACAAATTGCACTATTCAAAACACTAACAACATTGGTTGATAATATAGAAATTACTATTCCATACGAAGAGATGAAATGGAATGGATGGGCAAGTAGAAGTCACGAAATGAACGAATTGTTCTCAAAATATCAAATGCAAAGTGCTGTTAACAACAAAAAGAACTACTTCAATTGA
- a CDS encoding methionine--tRNA ligase: protein MSFEYNSKFYITTPIYYANGEPHLGHLYTTTIADIIARYNRLQKRKVYFVTGMDEHGQKVELTARRFGVSPQERVDVISHKFRSLYESIDITYNDFIRTTEERHKNFVISVWKTLHERGWIYKGQYSGWYAERDEAFYSEEEIVNGKAPTGADVTFCSEECYFFKLSAFQEELLKIYHSGRIIIQPKTKLNEVISFIERGLKDLCISRKNTKWGIPVPNATEQTIYVWIDALMNYVSVLPEHFKSKYWPCNVQLIGKDILMFHAVYWPAILVALGIEELPLKILVHGWWLNDGQKMSKSLNNVIDPQSLIDEYTPDYVRYFLIRETRVGNDASYSKSNFQKLINAELVNNIGNLVQRSVTFIQKYMNNICKKPPNPDNDILQQAYGIVSSYIEHMESLKFYEAIDNILKISEIANRYFSEEQPWYKKDKTEELHSILFYTLELVRLIGILLQPFAPDGAEKILSIFYLQKTQNITFNIASAAFMFNKLYVDKQFNQVFPRIN, encoded by the coding sequence ATGTCTTTTGAGTACAATAGCAAATTTTACATCACTACACCTATATATTATGCAAATGGTGAACCGCACCTCGGTCATTTATATACCACGACAATAGCTGATATAATTGCAAGATATAATAGATTGCAAAAACGAAAGGTATATTTCGTGACAGGTATGGACGAACATGGACAAAAAGTGGAACTCACAGCTAGAAGATTTGGAGTATCTCCTCAGGAAAGAGTCGATGTAATATCTCATAAATTTCGCTCCTTATATGAATCTATAGATATCACTTATAATGATTTCATTAGGACAACAGAAGAAAGACATAAAAATTTCGTAATATCTGTATGGAAAACTCTACATGAAAGAGGTTGGATATACAAAGGACAGTATTCGGGTTGGTATGCAGAGCGGGATGAAGCATTTTATTCTGAAGAAGAAATAGTCAATGGTAAAGCTCCAACTGGTGCGGATGTCACATTCTGCTCTGAAGAATGTTACTTCTTCAAATTATCAGCTTTTCAAGAAGAATTGTTAAAAATCTATCATAGTGGAAGAATCATTATACAGCCAAAGACAAAGCTTAACGAAGTCATAAGTTTTATCGAAAGAGGATTAAAAGATTTATGTATATCTCGTAAGAACACAAAATGGGGAATACCTGTACCAAATGCTACAGAACAAACTATATACGTATGGATCGATGCTCTCATGAATTACGTTTCTGTTCTTCCAGAACATTTTAAATCCAAATATTGGCCGTGTAACGTACAACTTATAGGTAAAGACATACTTATGTTTCATGCTGTATATTGGCCTGCTATATTAGTTGCACTAGGTATCGAAGAACTACCACTCAAGATATTAGTGCATGGATGGTGGCTTAACGATGGTCAAAAAATGTCAAAATCCTTAAATAATGTAATAGATCCGCAAAGTTTAATAGATGAGTATACCCCAGATTATGTTAGATATTTCCTCATAAGAGAAACTAGAGTCGGTAACGATGCCAGTTATAGCAAGAGTAATTTTCAAAAATTAATCAATGCTGAATTAGTTAATAACATTGGTAACCTTGTACAAAGAAGCGTGACTTTTATACAAAAATATATGAACAATATATGCAAAAAACCTCCTAATCCTGATAATGATATCTTACAACAAGCATATGGAATAGTATCATCGTATATAGAACATATGGAGTCTCTCAAATTTTATGAGGCAATAGATAACATTCTTAAGATATCGGAAATAGCTAATAGATACTTCAGTGAGGAGCAACCTTGGTATAAAAAAGATAAAACAGAAGAATTACATTCCATTTTATTCTATACTTTAGAGCTAGTAAGGTTAATTGGTATTTTATTGCAACCTTTTGCACCAGACGGTGCTGAGAAGATCTTATCTATTTTCTACCTTCAAAAAACACAAAATATAACATTTAATATAGCATCTGCCGCTTTTATGTTTAATAAACTATATGTTGATAAGCAATTTAATCAAGTATTTCCAAGAATAAATTAA